TTGCTTTCAAATACGTATTTCTGTTCTTTTTGTCGTGTTTTCAGAAAGAGAAAGACGCAACAGCCCCCTAGAACCAATCAGCCTGCTCGAGACAAGAAGCACGATCGCACGATCGCCTAAACATGACGACGAAAAAGATAATAGCGGTGATGATATCGACAGCGATAAAGAAGACTCAAGCGGTGATGCTCCACATCATGAGGAAAAGAAGGAAGACCTGAAGGAGGTGGTCATCAAGCAGTCTAAGCAGGACGAAGCCACTGGTATGTACCCTTAATCCGACGACACCGAGATATCTAGCTAGGTGTAAGTTGGCCATTGGTACGTATGTACCCTTATCCGACGACACCGAGATATCTAGCTAGTTGTAAGTTGGCCATTGGTACGTATTTACCCTTAATCCGACGACACCGAGATATCTAGCTAGGTGTACGTTGGCCATTGGTACGTATGTACCCTTAATCCGACGACACCGAGATATCTAGCTAGGTGTACGTTGGCCATTGGTACGTATGTACCCTTATCCGACGACACCGAGATATCTAGCTAGGTGTAAaaagtataataataataataataataataataataataataataataataataataataataataataataataataataataataataataataataataataataataataataataataataataataataataataataataataataataataataataataataataataataataataataataataataataatgtttgtTTAATTCAACCGATTGCAGTACATGAATAGACTGAATTGCCGGAAGCAATTGAATAGTAAGTGGTTCCCAAAAACCGAAGAACCACGCTTAGCTGACTTCTTACTATATTCAGATTAAAgttttaataaataattagtGAAAAACTATATGACATGGAAATACGGTATCGTCTTTTTGTGGGGTCATTATGGATGGGTCTTTTCGGTGGATCTCTTGATATGAAAATCTTCTTGATAAtttctaataataaaaatctAACTACTAACAACTATTACATTCTCACTTCAACGAACACTTTCTCTTTTGACAGCACGGTCAAATTTCCTAAAGCTCATAAAAGGTAATTCAAGTGTCTTGAAGACGCTGGAAGAAAAAGTCCAAATTGAATGACTTTTGATATGATCCTAACACTATTAACCCGtaatcaataaaaaagctTATTGTTCTTGCAGTGTATTCAAGATCTATCAATAAAAATAGACAAAACTTAATCCATTTTGACTGCTTTCCAATTGCTGTTTTTACGCTGCTTTAACAACACTTATAGTACTGATTAACTAATACTGCTTAACATCTGCTTAAATCTCTAATGCTAATATCTAATGCCAATCTAATGCTAATCTCTAATGCCATATGCTAGAATGACAGTTTCCACAAGTATACCACCTAAATAACTAATTTGTCTACTAAATAGCTCTGCATATTTTCAGCCATCAAAGACAGCAAATCTGAATCAAAGCCTGCTTCCAAGCCCAAGCTGAAGGCAGTTCAAAACGATGCCCCTAAAAAGGCCAACAAGCCTGCCAAGAAGGCAAAAAAGCCGGTCAAGAGGGCAAAGAAAGTCCTTAACAAGAAGAAAATGGATACGCTTCCACGTGGAGCACATCGTCCAGCTTCTGCTAACGCTCAACGACGGCCACAAAACCCTTACGCACAACAACGCCCGGCATACGGACAGAACCCATATGGACAGCGGTACGGACAGCAGTACGGTCAACAATACGGTCAACAGATGGGCGGATACCCACAAATGGGAGGCTACCAACAGCCTGGATACCCTCAATCACCTTACCAGCAGCGGGGCTACCCAGGGTATCCACAGGTGTCACCCTATCAACAGCAGGGGGCACCCATGACCGGTAATGGAGGACCCTGCAGCCCATCCTGTCTGTCGCACTGCACCCCTATCTGCATTCAACACAGGTGCTGTAACGCAAACATGCCTCAAGGACCTCCcccgccaccaccacccccgCCACAAATGTACCAGCAGCCACTGATGATGCCCCAGGCACCTATGATGATGCCCCAGGCACCTATGATGATGCCCCAGGCACCTATGACGATGCAGCAGCAGGCACAAATGCAGCAGCCGTGTGCTCCTTCATGTGCTCCAACCTACTCTCCATCATGCTGCGGCTCATATCCCGCCCCCCAACCTCCATCTccaccagcaccaccaccGAAACCCGCTCCTCCCCCGAGAAGCCCACCTGCAGCCGCCCCATGTAACCCCGCCATGGCTCCCCAGGGGTGCAACAGCATGCAGCAGCCTGGCATGTACCAGCAGCCCTCGTACATTCCAGGTTACACCGCTTACTCGTCTGTGCCCCTGACACAGTTTCAGGCTCAACTGCAACAGCAGCAGCCTGCTCAGGCAACTCCGACCAATGCTGCCACGCAAGATACAGACAGCGCTCCTTGCAAACCTATCTGCCTCAAGTTCTGCGTTACTCTCTGCCCACAGAAGTGCTGCAACAAAGGGAAGGCTGCCGCCGCTGCTGCGTAAGTATTTTATCGATATATCTTACATTATATTCATAGCCAGGTCTAAACCTTTGATAATTGAGCCAAGAAAGGGGTCTTGCATTGACTCGAAAACGCTGTCTTAAAACAAACTTCAAGACGCGCCATTTTCCAGAGTATTCTCAAACGACCCTTAAATCTCAATATGCAACCTCTTTGATAAGTCTCCTTTATTTCCAGGGCGCCAACAAAACCTCCCACTGCAGCCCCTACCACTGCCGCGGCAACTCAAGCCGCGCCCGCCGCCATGACCTGCCCACAGCCAGCATGTGCGCCGCAGTCCCCCATGAGCTGCATGCCAAGCTGCCCCGCCTACTGCTGCAAGAGGAACCACTTCCCTCGCAAGGCGATGGCCAAGAAGGGCAACACTTGCCCAGCCATCTGCGACACACAGTGTGCACCAGGTAAGTGGTACCTTAGAGGCAATCCATAGACGGATAGATACTATAGGCTGGCCGTGTGCAGTCTTTCTCTACTCcgaaactccacagaaacgctttCTTCAGAGGCTAAGTATCAGCCAACTGGGGCAACATTGTCGCCTTAAGGAGTACAAATTACACAAGCACACATAACCCCGATAGCTGAATGACTATGCTTCTGACACGTAATGGGTATAAGGCGGCCTACTTCAACCGATGCAAACCATAAGGCGAAAACTTTGTACAAAACAATTTCGAATAATTTCTACTCAAGACATTTTGTGATACTATTCAAAACAATCTAACCCCGCTTCATAATCCCAACAGTTTGCCCTCGAAGGTGCTGCGGCCCGCGTCGACCACAAGCTGCGATTGTACACCGACCTAGCGTACACGTGTCCGACCTCCCTTACAACAGCGCTTGCCCAAGCATCTGCAAGGACGTCTGCGCGCTAGAGTGCCCCCATAGGTGCTGTGGACCTGGCTCATTTAAGCGCTACACCATCGCCAAACCACGTGTTCCTGCGTACAGATACAACGCATACCTCGCGAGAAAGTACTATGTCCCAAGGGTCAGCAATAGCTACATTAGACGCTTCGGTTATCCACGAAGAGACTAGACAATATCCTTCTTTAGAATAGTGTGAGGCTACAAATTTGCGTAGCGCTTCATAATCAGAGTTTGTCGACTTTGACGTTTCTCTTTTTACTATTCGTCAACTATGACACGAAGCGAGCACAGTCTCGATTTACTTTGACTCATCCTTAACCAGTCAATTTTGTATAACTCCTAACATGTAGGTTTAgtgtaaaatatttcaattttgcTGAGGTACAGTAAGCAtgtcttgttttatttgtgaCCTATACAAGGTTAAGAGAAGCATGCGTTAAGCCGAAAGCCGAAGGAATAAAAGACGGAGTCAGAATaaacgttttattttttgctcaATAAATAAAGTTATCTGATTAAATTTACAATATATTCTAACAATTGGACTGTTGATATTCTGTAGTTCTATGTTAAGTTAGTTGTTAGTGGTTAGAAAGGATATTACATTTATGCTacacaacacacacacaaaaaaaaaacaaattaacaaGGGGCGATTGTAAAATTCCCCCAACCCGAGAACCCAACGCTAAATCCTAGGTCCTACAGCACTTTCCTAATTAACAAGGGGCGATTGTAAAATTCCCCCAACCCGAGAACCCAACGCTAAATCCTAGGTCCTACAGCACTTTCCTACTTCTAAGAGGACATCCATTTAGGAACATTCGTTATTTAATAGGTCCATAAGAGGACATCCATTTAGGAACATTCGCTATTTAAGGTCCATAAGAGCCGTACCCATACCTGGTTCAATTTTTCGATGGTACGTTACCTATCCTATCTTTTGAGTTTGCGTGAAATTGTTCAAGATTGAAATGCGGCCAAAACAGACGATAGGGAATTCCCTTAAAGGCGGTGTCCAGACAGAAAAGCGGATAGCAAATAATAAAGCAAATACCCATGTTCGAATTGAAGTGTATTATTTTGGGTTTGATTTTTTGGCCTCTGTTGGACCGCTGAGTACCTCCCCGTGGTCATAAAATGGTATCACAAATGCCCTAATAAACACTAATGATCTAGTTATTATAATAGCGGCAGCCTCGCCTTGTTAGTTGGTATAAGCAACAGATTCGAACAGACAGGCGAATCAATATACTAGTACTGTAGAATCTGTAGAATCCATACGCTAATAACCAAAAGGACTAAGCATCATATCTGCACACTGGCAGCATCCATGCCctaatgaataaaataaacaagtgGTATATCTAAACACTGGTAGCATTGACGCACTAATGAATAAAAAGACCGGGTGTTATATCTATATACTGGTAGCACAAACGCCCTAATAACCAAAAGGACCGAACGTTACACCTATACTCTGGTAGCATTGACGCCCTAATGACTAAAATAACCAATTGTTATTGTCTAAATTCTGGTAGCATTGACGCACTATTATATCTATACACTGCCGGCATCCACGCCCTAATAACTAAAATGACCAAGCGTTATATCTACATACTGGTAGCATTGGCGCACTAATGAATATAAAGACCTTGTGTGATATCTAATACACTGGAGCATCCATGCCATAATGACTAAAATGGTGCAGTGTTATACATATATACTGGTAACAGTGACGCACTAATGAATAAAAGGACCTTGTGTGATATCTAATACATTGGAGCATCCACGCCctaatgaataaaataaacaagtgGTATATCTATATACTGGCAGCATTGACGCATTAGCAGCCACACCCTTATAACCACAAGCACCTGGTTATGTATCTATAAACTGGTAGCAGCCACACCCTAACAACTACACGTACCAGGTAATGTATCTATATATAGAAAGCAAGCCACGCCCTAAAAATACATGTACCTGGTGTATATCTATAAACTGGTAGCAGCCTTGTTAGTTGCGAGCAGCCGAAATGAGCTGGAGTATGTAGAGGAACATATTGACAATGTCTAAGTAAAGGTTCAGAGCAGCGAAGATGTACTCTTCTGGTGAGATGGAATACATCTTTCCACCTCCCATCATGATCTGCGTGTCATACACCAGGTACTGGAAGGAAAGTATATAGAAAATCACAATGATTTTAACAAATATCTCTATGTGATATGCAACAGTTTGTGATGGTTACAGTTTTAAGCCAAAGATTTTCCTAGAGAAAAGATCCTCTTTAAGCAGCCATTGCACCAGTTTCCTTCAATTACATAACAATCGTTTACTTCAATTATGTAAAAATCTCTGATGCTAttcaatggtaaaaaaaagcagTCAGTCTATTGTAAGTTTCTTTGAGTGTGTGACAGCTAAATTTGAGTGGATGGCCTGtctgaagtaaactggtgacattgCCTCTTAAAGTTATCAGCGTGTTCTCATTACTGAACAAAAATCCCCCTATTTACaataattagaaaaaatatatttaatatGTCAAATATAATATTGGTTTCTCAAAAATGGCAATACAAACATACCAAAGCAAACAGCAGCGCTCCCAAGGAGGCATAGACGATTTGGACAACCTGAAATTAGAAGAGGAGACATCCAAAAAAGACATTTATTCAAAGAGAAAGAAACAATGCAAGAGAAAGATACCAAGGTGTTTATTTACCCGGTTGTGAAAGAAGATTGCCAGAAATCCAAAACAGATAAGGACGATAAGTGCAACAAAGAGGAAGCCACCCATCATTGTGAAGTCGTACTGAAAATTCCAAAATAAAAGGATTATCACAATCTTCAAAATGAGGGTTAATTGTGCATACATAACATAGGTGCATTTCATAAAGGAAATGACAgatttttcaattaaaaacAGTATTGCTAAAACAGTGCCAAGAAAGGTACCTTTGTCTGGAATGCAAAGATAGTAATAGCGAGGACAACGACCTGTGGAGTAAAGGTTTTGTAATTTCTCATATATTCTGGTAGTATTAAAAAGAGTACAAGCAATGCTAAAATagatttttcaaaaattatcaGGTCTAAAACCTCATAAATAtactaaacattttttttacatagaGGTACACAACTTACAGCTGTGATGCCGACTGCCATAAGCACTTCATCAGCCTTGTACACACTGGAGGAGTTAAACAGTCATTATACACAACCGTAGGTGTGGTGGAAAGGAAAACCACCCTGAAATGAACTATGGAAGGGATCCCCTTCTCCTACAAATTGAATGtaaaaactttgaaaaaattgGATCTAAATTAAAATTACCCAAAAAAATCTCATTTCTCTGAAGCATAGGGAGGCATGTAAAGGAAATCAAATATTTCCTGTATTTCTACATTCATACTGGATAAACAAATTGCTCTCAGCCAACTGGTATCATGGCTAGTAGCTGGAGCTACTATGAGATGTTATTGCCTGATCTCTCACCTTGAAACTGCCCCTAGTAGGTAGCCTTCACAGAGGGTCTGAGATAGACAGAACAATTAGTTCACTCGGGTTGCATACAAGAGAAGCAACAACATGAAACTGTCAGGACTTACGAAAAGTGTCAGGAAAAGCAGGTTTGTTGGGAATTTTCTCCTGTGAAAGGAATGGTAGTAACATGGTAAAGCACACTATACATTATATCAATGAAAAAAGTGATTAGTTTACTGTTAACTGTACCTTACTCCCTCACAGCATGCCATTGCAATCATGGTCACAAATGTAACAGCcctgaaaaaatataaagtaGTCGCCGAATAGTTCAAACAAATAATGCATAAGGTGTTCTGACATGAGTAAGAAATATATGTAAAAATCAGGTACTTACAGTGCGCCATAGAATATTCCCGGATGTGATACAGCATATAGCCTTACTGGTTCACTATACAAAATAATGATATTATTTAGTGTGGTTCACTTTTCTTGAGTTCCAAAAACACTGTAAATAATATTATAGGTGGCAACCCCCAGCCTTAATTGTTAGTGCCAAAGTGGAATATTTACAAAACTTATTACCTCTATTTTAAAAGATGTCGCTATAAAACAGGCATAATATCTATTTCCAGTTACCAAGCATGAAAGGAAATCAGAAACCTCAATCAGGTTTCTATCATGCTGTGGGTTTTAAAAGTATAGAGCTTGTTAAATTATTACTGTAAGTGAACCAAGTTATTTCTTGTCCAAAAACTGCACAAGACACCCTAAAGGATAGCAGACCTGAAAAAAGACCCTAAGACAGTACTTTGGCACATTTcacaccctaagagataagATGAGCATACAAAGTGACTCTTTTAGGGGCAGTTACTGTAGTGTATCAGCACTTTTTCATTATCATGTTAGCACTTGATGTACTGTAGTTGATTACAAATGTCAGTGATGATGTGTAATTGCTATATGCCGTATAAGGCCAAGGTGTATACTAAACATGAGAGGTGTGCTATCTTGTTTAACTTACCAATAAAGGAAGAAACATATGAAGGAAATAGTAACTGCCAGTTGACATAGCAGAATGGAGTAAACCTGTGATataaaaataagcaaagattgTAAAGatacaataaaattgcctCGCCTTATATACTCAGTTGTTAAAGAACCATGTCATATCCTGCTATGGAAATTGATCCCTTTTTCATCTTCTAAATGACTTGCAGGCTATTCTTTGTCATATTCTATACGTGGCTAGCAAAGGATTTTTCTTACCAGGGAGATTACGTCTTTACAATTAGATGCAGAACAAAATAGTGCCGGTTAAGCTAAAAGCCAGCTTTTCCCAAGGAAAGGAAATGGAGACAGAGAAGGAATAAGAGACGTTTTAAGCACattcatgtgaaaatcaacagAAAGGAGAAGCATGAGTGGAGAAGGAAGAAAACAAACCATTCAATTCCTTCATTTTCTGCTTCTCCTTTGCAATGATTTTTACACATAAAGAAAGCATTTTCGTGTTGCTGGCTTGCTTCTCTTTTTACTTCCCTAGTAAAAATAAGCTTTAACCAGATTTTAGGATAATCTATAAAAGACAAATCAAATTATACCACAATATACCTAAATAACCATATATGAACAAATGCTGAGATGTGTTTAAGCTGAAGATGGCCCAGGACCAACCCTGATAGGTGACTTAACCTTTATGTCATATTCttctttataaaatatatttaacaattaattaagttcgagttttctatgagtcattAGATAGTTATCGAGGCATGTAGTGCAGAGTTGACTATTAGACTCATAGAAAACAAgaagtagtctaattgttttagtttaaatccactcacatactaccttcgaaaaaaatacaatttcaaTAATTCTCAGTAATAAGTATCGCTTTTGACGCAAAAACGCTGCTTTTCCGCTATTCACTATCTATGGCtccatagatagtgagtacacCAGCCAATAAAATATGAGTGGACTTATACTAAAAGTATATATATGGCCAGTAAGTATTTTTTCCTTCTATGTTAAAAAGACGCTTTGGTAATTATCAAGCCTCGAAGATCAGTACTTCATTCAAACAGCTGATGGTATCAGAAATGCTGAGCTAGCAACTTCAAATAACTCAGTCTTATTTTATAAGCAGTATTCAAAGACGGCTTGTTAAAGGTTGACGTAGCAAAACGCATGCAGTTTGTTTCGGAGCAGTTCATTTGCGAAACCGTAATCATTTCCAAGAGGTTGGCGCCAGCTGTGTTACCGAAGCGGATGATGTAAAAAGGAACTTCAAAACGATTATAAAcaggttattattattattattttttttttttgcaccaAGATGATCTCGTACGAGAAGAAACGGAAAAAAGGGGGAAAGGCTGGCGTGGAAAGAACAACAGAAGTTCACAGATGCGTAAAATAAATGAAGACGAAGTGAAACTGCGAAAGAGACAGCGAACATCACCACCTGAGTTGCGATCATTACTGCCAGAAAACGAAAGGTGCTTCTAGATGGCCCCTACCTTTCGTATGAATCctgtaaaataaagataaatacaCTGTCAAATACGAAAGAATACCAGTagataatattaaatatagCCCCTGCTACTAACCTGCACGTATGGAAATGTCACTAAACGCCATCGAATTATCAGCAAACGGATCATCAGCGCCATATTTTTCCGCATCACCCATCTCGTTGTATCCCGCATGCATGATGGAAA
The sequence above is a segment of the Nematostella vectensis chromosome 2, jaNemVect1.1, whole genome shotgun sequence genome. Coding sequences within it:
- the LOC5509076 gene encoding bromodomain-containing protein 4; translation: MSKLWLASVVLLCCIAAALTQEWEERERRNSPLEPISLLETRSTIARSPKHDDEKDNSGDDIDSDKEDSSGDAPHHEEKKEDLKEVVIKQSKQDEATARSNFLKLIKAIKDSKSESKPASKPKLKAVQNDAPKKANKPAKKAKKPVKRAKKVLNKKKMDTLPRGAHRPASANAQRRPQNPYAQQRPAYGQNPYGQRYGQQYGQQYGQQMGGYPQMGGYQQPGYPQSPYQQRGYPGYPQVSPYQQQGAPMTGNGGPCSPSCLSHCTPICIQHRCCNANMPQGPPPPPPPPPQMYQQPLMMPQAPMMMPQAPMMMPQAPMTMQQQAQMQQPCAPSCAPTYSPSCCGSYPAPQPPSPPAPPPKPAPPPRSPPAAAPCNPAMAPQGCNSMQQPGMYQQPSYIPGYTAYSSVPLTQFQAQLQQQQPAQATPTNAATQDTDSAPCKPICLKFCVTLCPQKCCNKGKAAAAAAAPTKPPTAAPTTAAATQAAPAAMTCPQPACAPQSPMSCMPSCPAYCCKRNHFPRKAMAKKGNTCPAICDTQCAPVCPRRCCGPRRPQAAIVHRPSVHVSDLPYNSACPSICKDVCALECPHRCCGPGSFKRYTIAKPRVPAYRYNAYLARKYYVPRVSNSYIRRFGYPRRD
- the LOC5509077 gene encoding protein lifeguard 1; translation: MHAGYNEMGDAEKYGADDPFADNSMAFSDISIRAGFIRKVYSILLCQLAVTISFICFFLYCEPVRLYAVSHPGIFYGALAVTFVTMIAMACCEGVRRKFPTNLLFLTLFTLCEGYLLGAVSSVYKADEVLMAVGITAVVVLAITIFAFQTKYDFTMMGGFLFVALIVLICFGFLAIFFHNRVVQIVYASLGALLFALYLVYDTQIMMGGGKMYSISPEEYIFAALNLYLDIVNMFLYILQLISAARN